A genomic window from Pseudomonas cavernicola includes:
- a CDS encoding DUF6160 family protein, with amino-acid sequence MKSLKQLALVAAVLAVPFMAQADLKAMDDSALSTVTGQDGISISGNFGGAIGNVAYTDSGNSLHLNNIAFSGFTILDTAPVTVDVIDNGAGLKQLAIGLPGMTGTVSVGGIYVGGTYAAGAVTGAASIGALAISDMNMAGTTVKVWGH; translated from the coding sequence ATGAAAAGCTTAAAACAACTGGCTCTTGTCGCTGCTGTACTGGCTGTTCCGTTCATGGCTCAAGCCGATCTGAAAGCGATGGATGACTCCGCTCTGTCGACTGTGACCGGTCAGGATGGGATCAGCATCTCCGGTAACTTCGGTGGCGCCATCGGCAACGTGGCCTACACCGATTCAGGCAATAGCCTGCACCTGAACAACATCGCTTTCTCTGGTTTCACTATTCTCGATACGGCCCCTGTGACCGTTGATGTGATCGATAACGGCGCCGGCTTGAAGCAACTGGCCATTGGCCTGCCGGGTATGACTGGCACCGTTTCCGTGGGCGGCATCTATGTCGGTGGCACCTATGCCGCCGGCGCCGTCACCGGCGCTGCCAGCATCGGCGCCCTGGCCATCAGCGACATGAACATGGCCGGTACCACTGTAAAGGTCTGGGGTCACTGA
- a CDS encoding C39 family peptidase, protein MIEILLGSLIGVFGFTEAVDTKPPAQGTVNLTQSLTPNGPLRESVTLEPMSQLQFRNVIRQAYDYSCGSAALTSMLDYFLGRNLQERQVMEGLLRYGEADKIVERRGFSLLDMKRFVAALGYKSGGFRAAFSDLDELEHPALVPIEYAGFKHFVVVRDVYNDHVFVADPALGNISFTRTRFEEIWDQNVLFVIFPSGQEPHNAMALTERDLRIIDDRTISLLAFREFPQITKFSENQATELGSGGDIQYIRRK, encoded by the coding sequence ATGATCGAGATTCTCCTGGGTAGCCTGATCGGTGTATTTGGCTTCACCGAAGCGGTGGACACCAAGCCGCCGGCACAAGGCACCGTCAATCTCACCCAATCGCTGACGCCCAATGGCCCGCTGCGCGAGTCGGTGACGTTGGAGCCGATGAGCCAGTTGCAGTTTCGCAATGTGATCCGTCAGGCCTATGACTACAGCTGCGGTTCGGCGGCGCTGACCAGCATGCTCGACTATTTCCTTGGCCGTAATCTGCAAGAGCGGCAAGTGATGGAGGGGCTGCTGCGCTACGGTGAGGCGGACAAAATCGTCGAGCGGCGGGGTTTTTCGCTGCTGGACATGAAACGTTTCGTCGCCGCTTTGGGTTACAAAAGCGGCGGCTTCCGCGCGGCGTTCTCCGATCTGGACGAACTGGAGCATCCGGCGCTGGTGCCGATCGAATATGCCGGTTTCAAGCATTTCGTGGTGGTGCGCGATGTCTATAACGACCACGTCTTCGTCGCCGATCCGGCCCTCGGCAATATCAGTTTTACCCGTACCCGCTTCGAGGAAATCTGGGATCAGAACGTGCTTTTCGTGATCTTTCCCAGCGGGCAGGAACCGCATAACGCGATGGCTTTGACCGAGCGTGATTTGCGCATCATCGATGACCGTACGATAAGCCTGCTGGCCTTTCGCGAGTTCCCACAAATCACCAAGTTCTCCGAGAATCAGGCCACTGAACTGGGTTCCGGGGGCGATATTCAGTACATCCGGCGCAAGTGA